From the genome of Scleropages formosus chromosome 22, fSclFor1.1, whole genome shotgun sequence:
CAGTGCAGGAGTCGAACTTCcacccaaacagcccaagcAGCCAGAGACAGCGAGAGACACAGGGAGGTACACTTACAATTTTGTGGTACACAGTCGCGACGGTGCTGTTGCTGTTTTCGTCGACTGACTCGCTGTAGAAACTCTGTAGTTCCTCGATAATCTGTGACAGGAAAACATGAGAAACTAACAGCTCAGTAATCCACTgtgggggtaggggtggggTCGTACCTCCGAAAtgtactgaaaacaaaattgggattttcattgttgtttcagttttacattcCTGTATGATTAAAattgacatacagtatgtatattatatatataaggTTTTAGAATTTCCGGTGCACAGAAGGTTTCATATTATACTTCCACTACTTGCTCATGAAGATATTTCTCCTCCAGGATTAACACCAGGCTGCAAAGTACGAGTCAGCAATGAGATGCCTTCAGGCCTGGaatcctccagtaaaaaaaggGCAGGAATTTCCTCCATTGGCTAGAAAGAGCTGGCAATGGATATTATAGCCAGTCAAGTTCTGTTTAAAAACCCCAGGATGGAGAGCAACGTGATTCCCCTGTGCTGACGCACGCAGCAGGACACGAGGCCGACTGGATTTGGCAATCATACCTTGTCCTTGTTTAAAAAGCCAAACACCCCAGCGGCGACCTCAGCACCGAAGATTACCAGGAGGCAAGTGAAGAACTACAATCAGGGAGggaaaacgggaaaaaaaattcagctgtgGAAAGGACACCTAATCCTACAATGCACTGTACCTCTACACAGGGTTTTTTACCTTATTCGCTGGGGCGGTAAAGGAAGGGGTCACTCACCGATCCCAGAAGACACTGCGACTCCCTGACTGCACCGCAGCATCCGAAGAAGCCCACGAGCATCATGAGGCTGCCGGCGCCGATCACTATGTACACTCCTGAGGGAAGGAGAGCACCGTGTGGATCTTGTGGGAAAAGACAGAGGCTGCTGCAATATAAACATCCTTTGCACTTTATATTGAAGTACGGTATCCTGTGAAGAAGGCTGACTTGTG
Proteins encoded in this window:
- the tspan2a gene encoding tetraspanin-2 isoform X2, translating into MNRAAQVSLLHRIPYFNIKCKGCLYCSSLCLFPQDPHGALLPSGVYIVIGAGSLMMLVGFFGCCGAVRESQCLLGSFFTCLLVIFGAEVAAGVFGFLNKDKIIEELQSFYSESVDENSNSTVATVYHKILNCCGSSTSNVSLCPESEPELQNCEIAIADFFNTKLYIIGYVGIGIAGIMIIGMIFSMVLCCAIRNNREVI